The Polyangiaceae bacterium genome includes a region encoding these proteins:
- a CDS encoding dicarboxylate/amino acid:cation symporter — protein sequence MTNHRGMLLGLIAGAFGGLGVNAFAHDARWARLLTDYVALPLGQIFLRLLFMLVIPLLFSALVLGVCELDLKHLGRLGGRMLGYTVVVSAIAVTIGITLVNVIGPGRGVSTAGLALGSQMATLKAAAAPTDTSPVALIVNLFPDNVFKAAANGDMLAIIAFSLIFGGGLALTKTEGAERLKQVISGLFDVSMRLIHGVLRLAPLGVCALMFTATSRLGLDLLRLIALYVAVVLLGLGLHMFVVYSLSVRFFGGMRPLVFFRSIRLAMATAFSTASSNASLPAALEVAETNLKLPRHVSRFVLTAGSSMNQNGTALFEGVTVLFLAQVYGVELSFGQQVLVVVVCILAGIGTAGVPAGSLPVIAMILGMLKVPVEGIGLILGVDRFLDMCRTTLNVTGDLAAAVFVARGESEVEDQT from the coding sequence GTGACGAACCACCGTGGGATGCTGCTCGGTCTGATCGCGGGCGCTTTCGGGGGCCTCGGGGTCAACGCCTTCGCGCACGACGCCCGTTGGGCCCGCCTGCTCACGGACTACGTCGCGCTGCCGCTGGGCCAGATCTTCCTGCGCCTGTTGTTCATGCTGGTCATCCCGCTGTTGTTCTCGGCGTTGGTGCTCGGGGTCTGCGAGCTGGATCTCAAGCACCTGGGCCGGCTGGGCGGGCGCATGCTCGGCTACACCGTGGTGGTCTCGGCCATCGCCGTGACCATCGGCATCACGCTGGTGAACGTGATCGGACCAGGACGCGGCGTCTCGACGGCCGGGCTGGCCCTGGGCAGCCAGATGGCGACGCTGAAGGCGGCTGCCGCCCCCACGGACACTTCGCCGGTGGCGCTGATCGTCAACCTTTTCCCGGACAACGTGTTCAAGGCGGCGGCCAACGGCGACATGTTGGCGATCATCGCCTTCTCGCTGATCTTCGGCGGCGGGCTGGCGCTCACCAAGACCGAGGGCGCAGAGCGGCTCAAGCAGGTCATCAGCGGCCTCTTCGACGTGAGCATGCGCCTCATCCACGGCGTCCTCCGGCTGGCGCCCCTCGGCGTGTGCGCGCTGATGTTCACGGCGACCTCGCGGCTGGGCTTGGACCTGCTCCGTCTGATCGCGCTCTACGTGGCGGTGGTGCTGCTCGGCCTGGGCCTGCACATGTTCGTGGTCTACTCGCTGTCGGTGCGCTTCTTCGGCGGCATGCGCCCGCTGGTCTTCTTCCGCTCCATCCGGCTGGCGATGGCCACCGCGTTCTCGACGGCGTCCAGCAACGCGTCGCTGCCGGCGGCGCTGGAGGTGGCCGAGACGAACCTGAAGCTGCCGCGCCACGTGAGCCGCTTCGTGCTGACCGCGGGCAGCAGCATGAACCAGAACGGCACGGCGCTCTTCGAGGGAGTCACCGTGCTGTTTTTGGCGCAGGTCTACGGCGTGGAGCTGAGCTTCGGCCAGCAGGTCTTGGTGGTCGTCGTCTGCATCCTGGCCGGCATCGGCACCGCCGGCGTGCCCGCGGGCTCCTTGCCCGTGATCGCGATGATCCTCGGGATGCTGAAGGTGCCCGTGGAGGGCATCGGCTTGATCCTCGGCGTGGACCGCTTCCTCGACATGTGCCGGACGACGCTGAACGTCACGGGTGATCTGGCGGCGGCGGTGTTCGTGGCGCGGGGGGAGTCAGAGGTCGAGGACCAAACGTAG
- a CDS encoding tetratricopeptide repeat protein, translating to MAEDDASGSKKPPKPAGRSVPPPPRKVVPPPAPPGSNPKAAVPPPPQRRPAGPPPKEPVRVAPPPVAVGSATETPKPQVRAQPKSIPPPLPQSPPPPAAVHLKTDAGIGTQRPSEAPLWAQRTLKKLEADLARERDPLRVGRLHYEVARLYEAPLGDLTNAADHYQKAYATCPDHLPTLRGARRVLCAKKSFQAALPLFDAEARYLAEPVLKAQLFYEKGRILEDHLAQRREARDAYAAAADLDGQNAAYLKALERVDTQAKSWDALDKTLERSANAVASDSRHRAALIVERARLVETRKGDSRTATELYNEALGFDPRAPAALEALKRLHYAHQRWRDLTFVLAREAEQASDPNVRAMAYYRMGRVLSDRLGHLDEGLSAFERAASELPGEPMVLEELARLYELGKRWDSLTGVLERLAELARSDNEKVGIQHRIGQLAEERLNDETRAITWFSSALKLDPTYLPALQALGKIYTRRQQWAELIGMHLAEAGATADAARKASSHARVAAIYEERLGNVEHAAQHHARALGLLPGYAPSFKALSRIYQQAGKWRELVELFERVVDDAKDAETKITYLFKIGRAWEDALGSPVHALGAYKRVLDVSPNHFGGIHAAQRAAERAGRYKELVWALELEAEKVNDKRQAVMLYHRAGEVLEDCLDDLEGALARYRRVVELDKGYQPALSSLGRLYYQAGRWEDLLDTYKRELEVAGKGPAAAALLYKMGELSEERIGRDDDAMGYYRRAIDADPFHRPALHALGRKLAERGQWAELVKLIELELSGLKDPAERARSAFHLGEVYENRLSQPERALQAYEQALLSVPEFRPASDGRARLLTLAKEYKKLGEDLSREITSARDPVVAMVALFRQGELYRDELNDPRRAIEAFEAVLSRDPSHLGALLALEPLYAEIGAWEALARVFATEARVLSDVGARVAALKELARLEETRGVGKPEELRAAYIAVLQLSPSDPGALAALERVALGAGDSQLLTHVDAKLGATLSSPALAAVHQTRLAEALEALGDPSALETFRAALARDRDNLAAALGVTRIAEQSEDPGLLGEAADLAFRVLADKALGAGLLVRASQALMKISDVEGAVMALEAALEKHPDSAEAAAELRRLLIGRREVDRLFDTLCQAAQWAQDRERMASLWLDVSELLADEKKDVPAAIAALCRTLEHLPRHVPTLMRLGDLYTRDKQWAEAVDRLKQALAAGPPPEIEIAAHLMLSRILKDELGDEARALASLERVLILDAKNREALSRVLEIQMRRGQMSEAANTAAELVAVASSNKERADTLALLARLNRQNKNLDAAANAFEQAVSMVGTEGTIAAEFKDLLLEQKLLGEDPRWDYYIGALSGYSDMQSDPRKRSSIQLEIAQVLADEMEIPDRALHTLQRALAADPDSTPLRTELSKRLKLAGHYPQALIELRRLLEVDVTKVETWSAILECFQAMQRTEEAQLAMAPLVALGFASDLERATVSSRLPRFAHSRPQSFDETAFRGVDARGVDPALAVLAAIAEGLGKVYPPELDRYGLGSRDRITSRSGHPLKQLADRVASVFGPLEFDIYLHRAHQGGLEIELTDPPSLLVPAHVQSLREPEQVFLFARPLALLARGGHALGRLAPAEIALLVIAACRVLDPSFGAGVSDEDFLQQQAKRVQKAISRRSRRTLEEVAPAFMSAPRPDWEQWAFEHKKTAARAAALLADELPSSIALVRRMEGDLAGLRGAALAQGIALTHDLLRFWVSDAAFALRRRIGLL from the coding sequence ATGGCCGAGGACGACGCATCGGGCTCGAAAAAACCGCCCAAGCCGGCAGGCCGCTCCGTGCCGCCGCCTCCCCGCAAGGTCGTGCCCCCGCCCGCACCGCCGGGCTCGAACCCCAAGGCCGCGGTACCTCCGCCGCCGCAGCGACGCCCCGCCGGTCCGCCTCCCAAGGAACCGGTGCGCGTCGCGCCGCCGCCGGTCGCGGTCGGCAGCGCCACCGAGACCCCGAAGCCCCAGGTGCGCGCGCAGCCGAAGTCGATTCCGCCGCCGCTGCCGCAGTCGCCGCCACCGCCGGCCGCCGTGCACCTGAAGACCGACGCGGGCATCGGCACTCAGCGCCCGAGCGAAGCGCCGCTCTGGGCGCAGCGCACGCTCAAGAAGCTGGAGGCCGATCTCGCGCGCGAGCGCGATCCGCTGCGCGTCGGGCGCCTGCACTACGAGGTCGCGCGCCTGTACGAGGCGCCGCTCGGCGATCTCACCAACGCCGCGGATCACTACCAGAAGGCGTACGCCACCTGTCCGGATCACCTGCCCACGCTGCGCGGCGCGCGGCGCGTGCTCTGCGCGAAGAAGAGCTTCCAGGCGGCGCTGCCGCTGTTCGACGCCGAGGCGCGCTACCTCGCCGAGCCCGTGCTCAAGGCGCAGCTGTTCTACGAGAAGGGTCGCATCCTGGAGGATCACCTGGCGCAGCGCCGGGAAGCGCGGGACGCCTACGCCGCCGCCGCCGATCTCGACGGGCAGAACGCGGCCTACTTGAAGGCGCTGGAGCGGGTGGACACCCAGGCCAAATCCTGGGACGCCCTCGACAAGACCCTGGAGCGCTCCGCGAACGCCGTCGCCAGCGACTCCCGGCACCGCGCGGCCCTGATCGTCGAGCGCGCCCGGCTGGTCGAGACCCGGAAGGGCGACAGCCGCACCGCCACCGAGCTCTACAACGAGGCGCTGGGCTTCGATCCGCGGGCGCCCGCCGCGCTCGAGGCGCTGAAGCGCCTGCACTACGCGCACCAGCGCTGGCGCGATCTCACCTTCGTGCTCGCGCGCGAGGCCGAGCAGGCCAGCGATCCCAACGTGCGGGCCATGGCTTATTACCGCATGGGCCGCGTGCTCAGCGACCGCCTCGGGCACCTGGACGAAGGGCTCAGCGCCTTCGAGCGCGCGGCCTCGGAGCTGCCCGGCGAGCCGATGGTGCTCGAGGAGCTCGCGCGTCTGTACGAGCTGGGCAAGCGCTGGGACTCGCTGACCGGCGTGCTGGAGCGGCTCGCCGAGCTGGCGCGGTCGGACAACGAGAAGGTCGGCATCCAGCACCGCATCGGTCAGCTGGCCGAGGAGCGCCTGAACGACGAGACCCGGGCCATCACCTGGTTCTCGAGCGCGCTCAAGCTCGACCCCACCTACCTGCCGGCGCTCCAGGCGCTCGGCAAGATCTACACGCGGCGGCAGCAATGGGCGGAGCTCATCGGCATGCACCTGGCGGAGGCCGGCGCGACCGCGGACGCCGCGCGCAAGGCCAGCTCCCACGCGCGGGTCGCGGCCATCTACGAGGAGCGCCTCGGCAACGTCGAGCACGCCGCCCAGCACCACGCCCGCGCGCTCGGGCTCTTGCCGGGCTACGCCCCGAGCTTCAAGGCCCTGTCCCGCATCTACCAGCAGGCCGGCAAGTGGCGCGAGCTGGTCGAGCTGTTCGAGCGCGTGGTGGACGACGCCAAGGACGCCGAGACCAAGATCACCTACCTGTTCAAGATCGGGCGCGCCTGGGAAGACGCCCTCGGCTCGCCGGTCCACGCCCTGGGTGCCTACAAGCGCGTGCTCGACGTCTCGCCCAACCACTTCGGCGGCATCCACGCGGCGCAGCGCGCAGCGGAGCGGGCTGGACGCTACAAGGAGCTGGTCTGGGCGCTGGAGCTCGAGGCCGAGAAGGTGAACGACAAGCGCCAGGCGGTGATGCTCTACCACCGCGCCGGCGAGGTGCTCGAGGACTGCCTCGACGACCTGGAAGGCGCGCTCGCGCGCTACCGGCGCGTGGTGGAGCTCGACAAGGGCTACCAGCCCGCGCTGAGCAGCCTGGGACGCCTGTATTACCAGGCGGGGCGCTGGGAAGATCTGCTCGACACCTACAAGCGTGAGCTCGAGGTAGCCGGCAAGGGCCCGGCGGCCGCGGCGCTGCTCTACAAGATGGGCGAGCTCAGCGAGGAGCGCATCGGTCGCGACGACGACGCGATGGGGTATTACCGGCGCGCCATCGACGCCGATCCGTTCCACCGGCCGGCGCTGCACGCCCTGGGTCGCAAGCTGGCGGAGCGCGGCCAGTGGGCGGAGCTGGTGAAGCTGATCGAGCTCGAGCTGTCCGGGCTGAAAGACCCTGCTGAGCGCGCGCGCAGCGCCTTCCACCTCGGCGAGGTCTACGAGAACCGGCTGTCGCAGCCCGAGCGGGCGCTTCAGGCCTATGAGCAGGCGCTCCTCTCGGTGCCGGAGTTCCGGCCGGCCTCGGACGGCCGAGCCCGGCTGCTCACGCTGGCCAAGGAGTACAAGAAGCTCGGCGAAGATCTGTCGCGTGAGATCACCAGCGCGCGGGACCCCGTCGTGGCGATGGTCGCGCTGTTCCGGCAGGGCGAGCTCTACCGCGACGAGCTCAACGACCCGCGGCGCGCCATCGAGGCCTTCGAGGCCGTGCTCTCGCGGGATCCTTCGCACTTGGGCGCGCTGCTCGCGCTCGAGCCGCTGTACGCCGAGATCGGCGCCTGGGAGGCGCTGGCCCGCGTCTTCGCCACCGAGGCGCGGGTGCTCTCCGACGTCGGCGCACGGGTGGCGGCGCTCAAGGAGCTGGCGCGACTGGAGGAGACTCGAGGCGTCGGCAAGCCGGAGGAGCTCCGGGCGGCGTACATCGCCGTGCTCCAGCTCTCGCCCTCGGATCCCGGGGCGCTCGCGGCGCTGGAGCGGGTGGCGCTCGGGGCGGGGGACTCGCAGCTCTTGACCCACGTGGACGCGAAGCTCGGCGCCACCTTGTCCTCGCCGGCGCTGGCGGCGGTCCACCAGACGCGGCTGGCGGAGGCGCTGGAGGCGCTCGGCGATCCGAGCGCGCTCGAGACCTTCCGCGCGGCGCTGGCCCGCGACCGCGACAACCTCGCGGCCGCGCTCGGCGTCACGCGCATCGCGGAGCAGAGCGAAGATCCAGGGCTGCTCGGCGAGGCAGCGGATCTGGCCTTCCGCGTGCTCGCCGACAAGGCGCTCGGCGCGGGCCTGCTGGTACGGGCGTCGCAGGCGTTGATGAAGATCTCCGACGTCGAGGGCGCGGTGATGGCGCTGGAGGCGGCGCTCGAGAAGCACCCGGACAGCGCCGAGGCCGCGGCCGAGCTCCGCCGCCTCTTGATTGGCCGCCGCGAGGTCGATCGGCTGTTCGACACGCTCTGCCAAGCGGCGCAGTGGGCCCAGGACCGGGAGCGCATGGCGTCGCTGTGGCTGGACGTTTCGGAGCTGCTCGCGGACGAGAAGAAGGACGTGCCCGCGGCCATCGCAGCGCTCTGCCGGACGCTCGAACACCTGCCGCGGCACGTGCCGACGCTGATGCGGCTCGGCGACCTCTACACCCGCGACAAGCAGTGGGCCGAAGCCGTGGACCGGCTGAAGCAGGCGCTCGCGGCCGGGCCGCCGCCGGAGATAGAAATCGCCGCGCACCTGATGCTGTCCCGCATCCTGAAAGACGAGCTCGGGGACGAGGCCCGGGCGCTCGCGAGCCTGGAGCGCGTGCTGATCCTGGACGCCAAGAACCGCGAGGCCCTATCGCGCGTGCTCGAGATCCAGATGCGCCGGGGACAGATGAGCGAGGCCGCGAACACCGCGGCGGAGCTGGTCGCGGTGGCCTCTTCGAACAAGGAGCGAGCCGACACGCTGGCGCTGCTCGCGCGCCTGAACCGCCAGAACAAGAACCTGGACGCCGCGGCGAACGCCTTCGAGCAGGCGGTGAGCATGGTCGGCACCGAGGGCACCATCGCCGCGGAGTTCAAGGACCTGTTGCTCGAGCAGAAGCTGCTCGGCGAGGATCCGCGCTGGGACTACTACATCGGCGCGCTCAGCGGTTACTCGGACATGCAGAGCGACCCGCGGAAGCGCTCCAGCATCCAGCTCGAAATCGCGCAGGTACTCGCCGACGAGATGGAGATACCGGATCGCGCGCTGCACACCCTGCAACGCGCGCTCGCCGCGGATCCCGACAGCACGCCGCTCCGTACCGAGCTCTCGAAGCGGCTCAAGCTGGCCGGCCATTACCCGCAGGCGTTGATCGAGCTGCGGCGCCTGCTCGAGGTGGACGTCACCAAGGTCGAGACCTGGAGCGCCATCCTGGAGTGCTTCCAGGCCATGCAGCGCACGGAAGAAGCGCAGCTGGCCATGGCTCCGCTGGTCGCGCTCGGCTTCGCCAGCGATCTGGAGCGCGCCACCGTGTCGTCGCGCCTGCCCCGCTTCGCGCACTCGCGCCCGCAGTCCTTCGACGAGACGGCGTTCCGCGGCGTGGACGCGCGCGGCGTGGATCCGGCGCTCGCCGTCCTCGCGGCCATCGCCGAGGGGCTCGGCAAGGTCTACCCGCCCGAGCTCGATCGCTACGGCCTGGGGAGCCGTGACCGCATCACCAGCCGCTCGGGGCACCCGCTGAAGCAGCTGGCGGACCGTGTCGCGAGCGTGTTCGGTCCGCTCGAGTTCGACATCTACCTGCACCGCGCACACCAGGGCGGGCTCGAGATCGAGCTCACGGATCCGCCGTCGCTCCTCGTGCCCGCGCACGTGCAGAGCCTGCGCGAGCCCGAGCAGGTGTTCCTGTTCGCGCGACCGCTGGCGCTCTTGGCGCGGGGCGGACACGCCCTGGGGCGGCTGGCCCCGGCGGAGATCGCGCTGCTCGTGATCGCGGCTTGCCGCGTCCTCGATCCGAGCTTCGGCGCCGGCGTCTCCGACGAAGACTTCCTCCAGCAGCAGGCGAAGCGCGTGCAGAAGGCGATCTCGCGCCGGTCCCGGCGCACGCTCGAGGAGGTGGCGCCCGCGTTCATGAGCGCGCCGCGCCCGGACTGGGAGCAGTGGGCGTTCGAGCACAAGAAGACGGCCGCCCGAGCCGCCGCGCTCCTGGCCGACGAGCTGCCGTCGAGCATCGCGCTGGTGCGGCGCATGGAGGGCGACCTGGCCGGCCTGCGCGGCGCGGCGCTGGCCCAGGGCATCGCGCTGACGCACGATCTCCTGCGCTTCTGGGTGAGCGACGCGGCCTTCGCGCTCAGGCGCAGGATCGGGCTGCTCTAG
- the hutU gene encoding urocanate hydratase: MAAQPAAPPRAPRGTARTARSWDAEAAKRMLMNNLDPANAVDWEHLVVYGGSGRAARNWHEYDKLTGILDRLAPDETLCVQSGRAVYVAKTHEHAPRVLIANSNLVPKWATQASFDRLDRMGLTMYGQMTAGSWIYIGTQGILQGTYQTFLAAAEKHYGVPSLKGKLILTAGLGGMSGAQPMAVTMNEGVVIDVEVRAERVERKVAEGYCDKMTRSLDEALAWADEAKRAGCGLSIGLVGNAAEIYPELVRRNVIPDMVTDQTPAHDLGAYVPEGDLAELEVLRGKDLAEYHRRSLAAIAKHVTAILEMQARGAIAFDYGNNLRAQAELAGVSVRADDGAWKYPGFVPAYIRPLFSQGMGPFRWAALSGDPKDIHVLDEELLRVFPEDEGLRRWVRLASERVPFLALPTRICWLGYGDRAKFGEAMNRLIHDGKVSAPVAIGRDHLDCGSVASPDRETEAMKDGSDAIADWALLNFALNTASGASWVSFHHGGGVGIGNSLHAGMVIVADGTKERAERLNRVLTVDPGIGVARHAIAGYPEAIATAKAKGVVIP; encoded by the coding sequence ATGGCCGCCCAGCCGGCCGCGCCGCCCCGCGCGCCGAGGGGCACCGCCCGCACGGCGCGGAGCTGGGACGCCGAGGCCGCCAAGCGGATGCTGATGAACAACCTCGACCCCGCGAACGCCGTGGACTGGGAGCACCTGGTCGTCTACGGCGGCAGCGGACGCGCGGCGCGCAACTGGCACGAGTACGACAAGCTCACCGGCATCCTCGATCGGCTCGCGCCGGACGAGACGCTGTGCGTTCAGTCCGGCCGCGCGGTCTACGTCGCGAAGACCCACGAGCACGCCCCGCGGGTGCTCATCGCCAACAGCAACCTGGTGCCGAAGTGGGCGACGCAAGCGAGCTTCGATCGGCTCGATCGCATGGGGCTGACCATGTACGGGCAGATGACGGCCGGCTCCTGGATCTACATCGGGACGCAGGGCATCTTGCAGGGCACGTATCAGACCTTCCTGGCCGCGGCCGAGAAGCACTACGGAGTGCCCAGCCTGAAGGGCAAGCTGATCCTGACCGCAGGCCTCGGCGGCATGAGCGGCGCGCAGCCGATGGCCGTCACCATGAACGAAGGCGTCGTGATCGACGTCGAGGTCCGCGCCGAGCGGGTCGAGCGCAAGGTGGCCGAGGGCTACTGCGACAAGATGACGCGCTCGCTCGACGAGGCCCTGGCCTGGGCGGATGAGGCCAAGCGCGCCGGGTGCGGCCTCTCCATCGGCCTGGTGGGCAACGCCGCCGAAATCTACCCGGAGCTGGTGCGCCGCAACGTGATCCCGGACATGGTCACCGATCAGACCCCCGCGCACGATCTGGGCGCCTACGTGCCCGAGGGCGACCTAGCGGAGCTCGAAGTGCTGCGAGGCAAGGATCTCGCCGAGTACCACCGGCGCTCGCTCGCAGCGATCGCCAAACACGTCACGGCCATCCTGGAGATGCAGGCTCGCGGCGCCATCGCCTTCGACTACGGCAACAACTTGCGCGCCCAGGCCGAGCTCGCCGGCGTCAGCGTGCGCGCCGACGACGGCGCCTGGAAGTACCCGGGCTTCGTCCCGGCCTACATCCGCCCGCTCTTCTCGCAGGGCATGGGCCCCTTCCGCTGGGCCGCGCTCTCCGGCGATCCGAAGGACATCCACGTGCTCGACGAGGAGCTCTTGCGCGTGTTCCCGGAAGACGAGGGCCTCCGCCGCTGGGTGCGCCTGGCCAGCGAGCGCGTGCCCTTCTTGGCCCTGCCCACGCGCATCTGCTGGCTCGGCTACGGTGACCGCGCGAAGTTCGGCGAGGCGATGAACCGGCTGATCCACGACGGCAAGGTCAGCGCGCCCGTCGCCATCGGCCGCGATCACTTGGATTGCGGCTCCGTGGCCTCGCCGGATCGCGAGACCGAGGCGATGAAGGACGGCTCCGACGCCATCGCCGACTGGGCGCTGCTGAACTTCGCGCTGAACACCGCCTCGGGCGCCTCCTGGGTCAGCTTCCACCACGGCGGCGGCGTCGGCATCGGCAACTCGCTCCACGCCGGGATGGTGATCGTCGCCGACGGCACCAAGGAGCGCGCCGAGCGCTTGAACCGCGTGCTCACCGTCGATCCCGGCATCGGCGTCGCGCGCCACGCCATCGCGGGTTATCCGGAGGCGATCGCCACGGCGAAGGCGAAAGGTGTCGTGATCCCCTGA
- a CDS encoding sensor domain-containing diguanylate cyclase, translated as MTLTQAALERENAALRQAVDLLHRVSNLVRQSLELEPTCYALLTGVTAGVGLGFNRAMLFFADDRDRSALRGVAAVGPADRDEADRIWKSIESDAPDLDTLYQAGLRQRAERSALDRRVRALSVPIGGDTPIALALRRTALVQGEGTDDLGGLLHLPTAVAAPLRGAESVRGVLYADNCYTERPLDEAAELVLSLIADQAGRAIEHAHHYEELAMRARLDALTGLEHHGRMMEALDTALGGEPDAPFGLAMIDLDDFKRVNDGYGHLAGDALLCGLGERLRSVLRSGERPYRYGGEEFAVLLPGAHAGDLHAIGERLRRAVADSPCAIDAERSLTATCSVGVAAREPGDSSEALIDRADQALLAAKAAGKNRVVVAGLLDVVREWEGEQGALSEAELRAARRRQRP; from the coding sequence GTGACCCTGACCCAAGCAGCTCTCGAGCGCGAGAACGCTGCCCTCCGGCAGGCGGTGGACCTCCTGCACCGCGTGAGCAACCTGGTGCGGCAGTCGCTCGAGCTCGAGCCGACCTGCTACGCGCTCTTGACCGGGGTCACCGCCGGAGTGGGCCTGGGCTTCAACCGGGCGATGCTGTTCTTCGCCGACGATCGCGATCGCTCCGCGCTGCGCGGCGTCGCCGCAGTGGGCCCGGCGGATCGGGACGAGGCCGACCGCATCTGGAAGTCCATCGAGAGCGACGCCCCGGATCTCGACACGCTCTACCAGGCCGGGCTCCGTCAGCGCGCCGAGCGGAGCGCGCTCGATCGGCGCGTGCGCGCGCTCTCGGTGCCGATCGGCGGGGACACGCCCATCGCGCTGGCGCTGCGGCGCACGGCGCTGGTGCAGGGCGAAGGCACCGACGATCTGGGCGGGCTCCTGCACCTACCCACCGCGGTGGCGGCACCGCTCCGGGGGGCGGAGAGCGTGCGCGGCGTACTCTACGCCGACAACTGCTACACCGAACGCCCGCTGGACGAGGCGGCGGAGCTGGTGCTCTCGCTGATCGCCGATCAGGCCGGGCGCGCCATCGAGCACGCGCACCACTACGAGGAGCTGGCGATGCGCGCGCGGCTCGACGCGCTGACCGGGCTCGAGCACCACGGGCGCATGATGGAGGCCCTCGACACGGCGCTGGGCGGCGAGCCCGATGCGCCCTTCGGCCTGGCCATGATCGATCTCGACGACTTCAAGCGTGTCAACGACGGCTACGGACACCTGGCCGGCGACGCCCTGCTGTGCGGGCTCGGCGAGCGGCTGCGCTCGGTGTTGCGCTCGGGGGAGCGCCCCTATCGCTACGGTGGCGAGGAGTTCGCCGTGCTCCTGCCGGGGGCGCACGCCGGGGATCTGCACGCCATCGGCGAGCGGCTGCGCCGGGCCGTCGCCGACTCGCCCTGCGCCATCGACGCCGAGCGCAGCCTGACCGCCACCTGCTCGGTGGGGGTCGCGGCGAGGGAGCCCGGCGACTCTTCCGAGGCGCTGATCGACCGCGCCGACCAGGCGCTGCTCGCGGCGAAGGCGGCGGGGAAGAACCGGGTGGTGGTGGCGGGCCTGCTCGACGTCGTCCGGGAGTGGGAGGGCGAGCAGGGCGCCTTGAGCGAGGCGGAGCTCCGCGCCGCACGGCGGAGGCAGCGCCCGTGA
- a CDS encoding type II toxin-antitoxin system PemK/MazF family toxin → MAERGDVLRVKRRLGFGSERSGERVVVIQADPLNSALPTTLVVPLDTDPNAAPPSLAVRVSAAEAGAEEDHVAVPTQLQVTLLDRLAAGRVGRLRAGTLARLDEKLRLVLDL, encoded by the coding sequence ATGGCTGAGCGCGGAGACGTCCTGCGCGTAAAGCGCCGGTTGGGCTTCGGCAGCGAACGCTCCGGCGAACGCGTGGTGGTGATCCAGGCAGATCCGCTGAACTCGGCGCTGCCGACGACCCTGGTCGTGCCGCTCGACACGGATCCCAACGCGGCTCCCCCCTCCCTCGCGGTCCGCGTCTCCGCCGCGGAAGCTGGCGCTGAAGAGGACCACGTCGCGGTCCCGACTCAGCTCCAGGTCACGCTGCTCGACCGCCTGGCAGCCGGCAGAGTAGGCCGGCTGCGCGCCGGCACCCTGGCGCGCCTCGACGAGAAGCTACGTTTGGTCCTCGACCTCTGA
- a CDS encoding imidazolonepropionase, translated as MTDADLLIVNAAEVVTCAGFSDAPARGADQGVVRIVRDGAVAIAGDRILAVGASDRLRREHRVSDDRVLDAAGGIVLPGFVDCHTHLVFAGDRAAEWEQRLAGKPYLDILREGGGILSTVKKTRASAIGALATNALRWATTCMEHGTTTLEAKSGYCLDHDGELKLLEVARAVASELPLEIVSTFLGAHVVPPEYQTRREDYLALLEQLMVEVKERSLAEFVDVFCEKEAFTLAESERILTRAKALGFGLKLHAEQFSASGAAALGARLGATSVDHLEHVDASAVAALAAAEEPPVGVLLPGVAFHLGQSEHAPARKLIEAGVPLAIATDFNPGSSFTPSLPMCIALACRTNKMTASEAVVACTINAAHALGRGREIGSLEPGKRADVIVCDVPDHRWLGYAFGYNPVRAVVVDGERVFD; from the coding sequence ATGACCGACGCCGATCTCCTGATCGTGAACGCGGCGGAGGTCGTGACCTGCGCGGGCTTCTCCGACGCGCCAGCGCGAGGGGCGGACCAGGGCGTCGTGCGCATCGTGCGCGACGGCGCCGTGGCCATCGCGGGCGATCGCATCCTGGCCGTGGGCGCCAGCGATCGGCTGCGCCGCGAGCACCGGGTGAGCGACGATCGGGTGCTCGACGCCGCCGGCGGCATCGTGCTGCCCGGCTTCGTGGACTGCCACACGCACCTGGTGTTCGCCGGCGATCGCGCCGCGGAGTGGGAGCAGCGTTTGGCGGGCAAGCCCTACCTGGACATCTTGCGCGAAGGCGGCGGCATCCTGAGCACGGTCAAGAAGACCCGCGCCTCGGCCATCGGGGCGCTGGCCACCAACGCGCTGCGCTGGGCCACCACCTGCATGGAGCACGGCACCACCACGCTGGAGGCCAAGAGCGGCTACTGCCTGGACCACGACGGCGAGCTCAAGCTGCTGGAGGTCGCGCGCGCGGTGGCGAGCGAGCTGCCGCTCGAGATCGTCAGCACCTTCCTCGGCGCCCATGTGGTGCCGCCGGAGTACCAAACCCGGCGCGAGGACTACCTCGCCCTGCTCGAGCAGCTCATGGTCGAGGTCAAGGAGCGCTCGCTGGCCGAGTTCGTGGACGTGTTCTGTGAAAAGGAAGCCTTCACCCTCGCCGAGTCCGAGCGCATCCTGACGCGCGCCAAGGCGCTCGGCTTCGGCCTCAAGCTCCACGCCGAGCAGTTCAGCGCGAGCGGCGCCGCCGCCCTCGGCGCGCGCCTCGGCGCGACCAGCGTGGACCACCTGGAGCACGTGGACGCTTCCGCCGTCGCCGCCCTCGCCGCCGCCGAAGAGCCCCCGGTCGGCGTGCTCTTGCCGGGCGTGGCCTTCCACCTCGGCCAGAGCGAGCACGCCCCAGCGCGCAAGCTGATCGAGGCGGGCGTCCCGCTGGCCATCGCCACGGACTTCAACCCGGGCTCGTCGTTCACGCCGTCGCTCCCGATGTGCATCGCCCTCGCCTGCCGCACCAACAAGATGACGGCCAGCGAGGCGGTGGTGGCCTGCACCATCAACGCCGCTCACGCCCTGGGCCGAGGCCGCGAGATCGGCAGCCTGGAGCCCGGCAAGCGCGCCGACGTGATCGTGTGCGACGTGCCCGACCACCGCTGGCTCGGCTACGCCTTCGGCTACAACCCCGTGCGAGCCGTCGTCGTGGACGGCGAGCGCGTGTTCGACTGA